From one Deltaproteobacteria bacterium genomic stretch:
- a CDS encoding carbohydrate kinase family protein, translated as MNIIVSGSLAYDRIMDFQGYFSEHIRPEKIHVLNVCFQVNGIKENVGGTAGNIAYALALMGEKPGISATIGHDYHKYFEWLAKNGISTENIKIIEDEFTAGAYIITDRADNQITGFNPGAMKHSSSLDFNKLNPEETIVIVSPGNLEDMVNYPRLCKARGIDYIFDPGQSLPMLHAKDLVQAIDGCRILISNDYELNLIMSKTGLSKEALLERARVIIVTMGELGSQISTRDGEISIPAVKPKTVQDPTGAGDSYRGGLISGLVRGKDIEQCARIGSVCASIAIEYYGTQEYRFSPEEFNERLQREA; from the coding sequence ATGAATATCATTGTTTCCGGGTCACTGGCATATGATAGAATTATGGATTTCCAGGGATACTTCTCGGAGCATATCCGCCCCGAGAAAATACATGTTTTGAACGTCTGCTTTCAGGTGAATGGCATAAAGGAGAATGTCGGCGGCACGGCAGGCAATATTGCCTACGCGCTTGCCCTGATGGGCGAAAAGCCCGGAATATCCGCTACTATCGGTCATGATTATCATAAGTACTTCGAATGGCTGGCGAAGAATGGAATCTCTACCGAAAACATCAAAATCATAGAGGACGAATTTACTGCAGGCGCCTACATAATCACCGACCGGGCAGACAACCAGATCACCGGGTTCAACCCAGGCGCTATGAAACATTCTTCCTCTCTGGATTTTAATAAACTCAATCCAGAGGAGACCATTGTTATCGTCTCTCCCGGCAATCTTGAGGACATGGTGAACTACCCACGCCTCTGTAAGGCCAGGGGGATAGACTATATCTTTGACCCTGGTCAATCACTGCCCATGCTGCATGCGAAAGACCTGGTTCAGGCCATAGATGGGTGCCGGATTCTGATCTCAAATGATTATGAACTGAATCTGATCATGAGCAAGACCGGGTTAAGCAAAGAAGCCTTGCTTGAGCGCGCCAGGGTTATCATTGTGACCATGGGAGAGCTTGGTTCACAGATCTCCACGCGCGATGGTGAAATAAGCATCCCTGCTGTTAAGCCAAAGACGGTACAGGACCCGACAGGCGCCGGCGATTCATACAGGGGCGGGCTCATCAGCGGTCTGGTCCGGGGCAAAGACATCGAGCAGTGCGCCAGGATCGGCAGCGTATGCGCTTCCATTGCTATAGAATACTACGGCACGCAGGAATACAGGTTCAGCCCCGAGGAATTCAACGAAAGGCTTCAACGAGAGGCTTAA